A single window of Nicotiana sylvestris chromosome 3, ASM39365v2, whole genome shotgun sequence DNA harbors:
- the LOC138888682 gene encoding uncharacterized protein, with product MELFPVYVLHSGEWEENKFINFVSDCVIIESTFNYNNLVAAISEQIRIDTELNTIEINFLPNDGLPSILIYNDTGVKVYIELKKKNLNFTEYPLFVTVKEIYDNRLVSTSSSCLVATSSNSIDVSTIDSTEIMPDIELIENTKLSENMGIIDNMLNEFVEDDQVYKDKETVMNVMKNLDVRERFQFKMKRSSATKYHLICVDDNCAWSFKSSSVVFNANIFKVRSYNNNHTCGYGERYLTQRQATLGVIASIVKDKYVNPKKVYTANDIIEDIQKQHGIEVSYMKAWRAKEIATTMIRGSPIDSYKELSKYFYMLEHTNTGTVTKLHKSEDGYFLYAYVSLYAPIKGWEHCRPIMVVDGSFLKAAYKGTILIACTRDGAGKIPPLAYAIVDSENNKSWEWFFVQIKGTFGVREGMCIVSDRNESIFNATKAHAKRTFKKHHKQLKDIFFALARASTIEKFEYHMTEMCKIDPRLQLYLFKIGYERWSRAYSKVKRSMVMTSNIAESINAANTNAKELPVMQLLEYMTNLLQQ from the exons ATGGAGCTTTTTCCAGTTTACGTTCTTCATAGCGGTGAATGGGAAGAAAACAAGTTTATCAATTTCGTCAGCGATTGTGTAATAATCGAGTCGACATTCAACTACAACAATTTAGTTGCAGCTATTTCGGAACAGATTAGGATCGATACTGAGTTAAACACAATAGAGATTAACTTTCTCCCAAATGATGGTTTGCCATCGATCCTGATTTACAACGATACAGGTGTTAAGGTGTATAtcgaattaaagaagaaaaacttgAATTTCACTGAATACCCCTTGTTTGTGACAGTGAAAGAGATTTATGATAATCGTTTGGTTTCTACAAGTTCCAGTTGTTTGGTTGCTACAAGTTCCAATTCTATAGATGTATCCACAATTGATAGCACTGAGATTATGCCTGATATCGAATTGATTGAAAACACGAAACTTAGTGAAAACATGGGTATAATAGATAATATGTTGAACGAATTTGTTGAGGATGATCAAGTTTATAAAGATAAAGAGACAGTTATGAATGTGATGAAGAACTTGGATGTACGCGAGAGGTTCCAATTCAAGATGAAGAGATCAAGCGCAACAAA GTATCACCTTATATGTGTGGATGACAATTGTGCTTGGAGCTTCAAATCTTCTTCTGTCGTTTTCAACGCAAACATATTCAAAGTGAGAAGTTACAATAATAATCACACATGCGGCTATGGTGAAAGATACTTAACACAACGTCAAGCTACTTTGGGTGTAATTGCTAGTATAGTCAAGGACAAGTATGTTAATCCCAAAAAAGTTTACACCGCAAATGATATAATAGAGGACATACAAAAGCAACATGGGATTGAAGTGAGCTACATGAAAGCATGGAGAGCTAAAGAGATAGCAACGACAATGATAAGAGGGAGTCCGATTGATTCATATAAGGAGTTGTCGAAGTATTTTTATATGTTGGAGCATACAAATACAGGAACGGTTACAAAGTTACACAAATCAGAAGATGGATACTTTCTTTATGCATATGTTTCGCTATATGCACCTATCAAGGGCTGGGAGCATTGCAGACCGATAATGGTTGTTGACGGAAGTTTCCTTAAAGCAGCATATAAGGGTACCATATTGATTGCTTGCACACGGGATGGAGCTG GAAAAATCCCTCCACTTGCATATGCAATTGTAGATTCAGAGAATAACAAATCTTGGGAGTGGTTCTTTGTCCAGATAAAGGGTACTTTTGGTGTTAGGGAAGGGATGTGTATAGTTTCAGATAGAAACGAAAGCATCTTCAATGCCACAAAAGCT CATGCAAAGCGCACATTCAAGAAACATCACAAACAGTTGAAGGATATCTTCTTTGCTTTGGCTAGAGCTTCCACGATAGAGAAGTTTGAGTACCATATGACAGAGATGTGCAAAATTGATCCGAGGTTGCAGCTTTACTTGTTCAAAATTGGCTACGAAAGGTGGTCTAGGGCATATTCCAAAGTAAAAAGGTCGATGGTAATGACTTCCAATATTGCAGAGTCAATTAATGCAGCAAACACGAATGCTAAAGAGTTACCAGTAATGCAATTGCTGGAGTACATGACAAATTTGCTACAACAGTga